A genomic window from Agrobacterium tumefaciens includes:
- a CDS encoding LysR family transcriptional regulator — protein sequence MLDLRRLRYLVAIADCGSMSAAARQLGIVQPALSHHITELERLVGFPVLHRLARGVKATEKGEILLSHAREITEKVRQAEAEIRAMAYLDERVIRLSLIPSWATAFAPSIISEVAASMPKVSLRLIEARNDESLRLIRLGKVDMAVALVGAEEKADDLIVKESLFAVSSRPLGRAMPLEGAAKLDLILPPKDNPLRVSIDEAAARAGITLNVTMEIDGQDTIKRAVSAGIGATILSWNSVQQEQEAGQLQAAHITDPVIYRSIHLLKGREVDERTFRLFRDLLRSVARREPSLNP from the coding sequence ATGTTGGATTTGCGCAGGCTGCGATATCTGGTCGCGATTGCCGATTGCGGCTCCATGTCGGCGGCGGCGCGGCAATTGGGCATCGTCCAGCCGGCGCTCAGCCACCACATCACGGAACTGGAAAGGCTGGTGGGGTTTCCCGTGCTGCACCGGCTGGCGCGCGGGGTGAAGGCGACGGAAAAGGGTGAAATCCTGCTTTCCCATGCGCGGGAGATTACCGAGAAGGTCAGGCAGGCGGAGGCGGAAATCCGGGCCATGGCCTATCTGGATGAGCGGGTGATCAGGCTGAGCCTCATTCCCTCCTGGGCGACCGCCTTTGCGCCAAGCATCATCAGCGAGGTTGCCGCTTCGATGCCCAAGGTTTCGTTGCGGCTGATAGAGGCGCGCAATGACGAATCCCTGCGGCTCATCCGTCTCGGCAAGGTGGATATGGCCGTTGCGCTTGTCGGTGCGGAGGAAAAGGCAGACGATCTTATCGTCAAGGAGAGCCTGTTTGCCGTGTCATCAAGGCCACTCGGCAGGGCGATGCCGCTTGAGGGGGCCGCAAAGCTCGACCTTATTCTGCCGCCAAAGGACAATCCGCTGCGCGTATCGATAGACGAGGCTGCCGCCCGTGCCGGCATTACACTGAACGTCACTATGGAAATTGACGGGCAGGATACGATCAAACGCGCCGTCAGCGCTGGTATCGGTGCGACGATCCTGTCATGGAATTCGGTGCAGCAGGAGCAGGAGGCTGGCCAGCTTCAGGCCGCGCATATAACCGATCCGGTTATCTATCGCTCCATCCATCTGCTGAAGGGCAGGGAGGTGGACGAGCGCACCTTCAGGCTGTTTCGAGACCTGTTGCGGTCGGTCGCAAGGCGTGAGCCTTCGCTCAACCCATAA
- a CDS encoding 4-carboxy-4-hydroxy-2-oxoadipate aldolase/oxaloacetate decarboxylase yields the protein MAHVIRNFQRPSKADVEAISKFSPATIHEAQGKLGALDYRIKPIKPGLKICGPAITAKCHIGDNLMIFEAINLAKPGDVLVIDGGDNPNQGGFGDVLAAACIGKGIVGFVVSAAVRDGKGLREIGFPVFSLGLCMKGTSKDTLGTINHPVVVGGELISPGDIVCGDDDGVVVVREKDIPKLVKACQERDDHENHMMELHRQGKMDIEDRYDMMRSKGCVWAD from the coding sequence ATGGCCCATGTCATCCGCAATTTCCAGCGTCCTTCAAAGGCCGATGTCGAGGCGATCAGCAAGTTCAGCCCCGCGACAATTCACGAGGCGCAGGGCAAGCTCGGTGCTCTCGATTATCGCATCAAGCCGATCAAGCCGGGCCTGAAAATCTGTGGTCCTGCGATCACCGCGAAATGCCATATCGGCGACAATCTGATGATTTTTGAAGCCATCAATCTGGCAAAGCCCGGTGATGTGCTGGTCATAGATGGCGGCGACAATCCCAATCAGGGCGGCTTTGGCGATGTGCTGGCCGCCGCCTGCATCGGCAAGGGCATTGTCGGCTTTGTGGTCAGCGCCGCCGTGCGTGATGGCAAGGGTCTGCGCGAGATCGGTTTCCCGGTGTTCTCGCTCGGGCTTTGCATGAAGGGCACCTCCAAGGACACGCTCGGTACCATCAACCATCCGGTCGTGGTGGGCGGCGAATTGATCAGCCCCGGCGATATCGTCTGCGGCGATGATGATGGCGTCGTCGTCGTTCGCGAGAAGGATATCCCGAAACTCGTCAAGGCCTGCCAGGAGCGTGACGACCACGAGAACCACATGATGGAACTGCACCGGCAGGGCAAGATGGATATCGAGGATCGTTACGACATGATGCGCTCAAAGGGATGTGTCTGGGCCGATTGA
- a CDS encoding DMT family transporter: MDPKTGILLKLTAMLAFTVMSACVKGLDGAIPVGEVVFCRGFFALVPLCLWFVASSERITVPATKNIGRLLAGSSAGLGGMFFGFLALAYLPLVNVTVLSYTTPLFTIMLAALLLGEKVRIYRWSAVLTGFIGVFITLSPKLIFDAASGPAQIDRVAMIGTALALTGALCAAFSSIAVRHLNSIEKPSRIVLIYTLTGVVAGLATLGFGWKMPDFHQFLLLAGGGLAGGIGQITMTLSLRHAQASLLAPFDYTTMIWAIALGYLFMAEVPTGATIVGALTVIAAGLFAMWRENRLAKRSIREPTASTVP, translated from the coding sequence ATGGATCCTAAGACCGGAATTTTGCTCAAGCTGACGGCCATGCTGGCATTCACAGTCATGTCCGCCTGTGTGAAGGGTTTGGACGGGGCGATCCCGGTCGGCGAAGTCGTCTTCTGCCGGGGATTTTTTGCGCTCGTTCCCCTCTGTCTCTGGTTCGTCGCCTCGTCCGAGCGGATAACCGTGCCCGCCACGAAGAATATAGGCCGCCTGCTTGCCGGAAGCTCGGCCGGGCTTGGCGGCATGTTCTTCGGCTTTCTGGCGCTCGCCTATCTGCCGCTGGTGAATGTCACGGTGCTGAGCTACACGACACCGCTTTTCACCATCATGCTGGCAGCGCTGCTACTTGGCGAAAAAGTGAGGATATACCGCTGGTCCGCCGTGCTGACCGGTTTCATCGGTGTCTTCATCACGCTCTCGCCGAAACTGATCTTCGATGCCGCCTCAGGCCCCGCCCAAATCGACAGGGTCGCAATGATCGGAACCGCACTGGCGTTGACCGGTGCGCTTTGCGCGGCCTTTTCCTCCATCGCCGTCCGCCATCTGAACAGCATCGAAAAGCCGTCGCGCATCGTGCTCATCTATACGCTGACGGGTGTGGTGGCCGGCCTCGCCACGCTCGGATTTGGATGGAAGATGCCGGATTTTCACCAGTTCCTGCTGCTTGCCGGCGGGGGCCTCGCCGGCGGCATCGGCCAGATCACCATGACGCTCAGCCTGCGCCACGCCCAGGCATCGCTGCTGGCGCCCTTCGATTACACGACGATGATCTGGGCGATCGCCCTCGGTTATCTCTTCATGGCCGAGGTGCCGACGGGTGCGACCATCGTCGGCGCGCTGACGGTCATCGCCGCCGGACTGTTCGCCATGTGGCGCGAAAACCGGCTGGCAAAACGGTCCATCAGGGAGCCGACAGCGTCAACTGTTCCGTGA
- a CDS encoding tripartite tricarboxylate transporter substrate binding protein has protein sequence MRLKTSLFFVLAAAGMLAAGGAAAEYPERPVTLVIGYPAGGGTDIQSRALVPYLEKYLGTSVVVENREGAGGLIGATYIANAKPDGYTIGALNFPSMYSPIVQGNASYKEDAFTPLANQIGGDLALTVNKASPIKTAKEFAEAAKANPVVVGVTGIGHPSQITALLFEDAAGVKLNFVPFNGGGPARLAMLGNHVTLGFMNLNEVFADNRSGALRVLATSGAERSPLSPDAPTFKEAGYNVQFSLLAGFGAPKGLPADVEAKLVDAFQKALKDPDYLADAKKRELTTLPLTQAEFAEALKKGNANLAELWKSKPWTK, from the coding sequence ATGCGTTTGAAGACATCTCTGTTTTTTGTGCTGGCGGCTGCGGGAATGCTGGCTGCAGGAGGGGCAGCGGCGGAATATCCGGAGCGGCCGGTCACATTGGTCATCGGTTATCCGGCCGGCGGTGGCACCGATATCCAGTCGCGGGCGCTGGTGCCGTACCTCGAAAAATATCTCGGCACATCGGTCGTGGTGGAAAACCGCGAAGGTGCCGGCGGGTTGATAGGCGCGACCTATATCGCCAATGCCAAGCCTGACGGTTACACCATCGGCGCGCTGAATTTCCCGTCCATGTATTCGCCGATCGTGCAGGGCAATGCCAGCTACAAGGAAGATGCCTTCACGCCGCTCGCCAACCAGATCGGCGGCGATCTGGCGCTGACCGTCAATAAGGCGTCGCCGATCAAGACCGCCAAGGAATTTGCCGAGGCGGCCAAGGCGAACCCGGTCGTCGTCGGCGTGACGGGCATCGGCCATCCGAGCCAGATCACCGCCCTGCTGTTTGAAGACGCAGCGGGCGTGAAGCTCAATTTTGTGCCCTTCAACGGTGGCGGACCGGCAAGGCTCGCCATGCTTGGCAACCACGTTACGCTCGGTTTCATGAACCTCAACGAGGTCTTTGCCGACAACCGTTCGGGCGCGCTGCGTGTGCTCGCGACCTCCGGTGCAGAGCGTTCGCCGCTCTCGCCTGATGCGCCGACCTTCAAGGAAGCCGGCTACAATGTTCAGTTCAGTCTGCTTGCCGGTTTCGGTGCGCCTAAAGGCCTGCCAGCGGATGTGGAGGCAAAGTTGGTCGATGCCTTCCAGAAGGCGCTGAAGGACCCGGATTATCTTGCCGACGCCAAGAAGCGCGAACTGACGACGCTGCCGCTGACCCAGGCCGAATTTGCCGAGGCTCTCAAGAAGGGCAACGCCAATCTGGCCGAGCTCTGGAAAAGCAAGCCCTGGACAAAATAA